In Primulina eburnea isolate SZY01 chromosome 14, ASM2296580v1, whole genome shotgun sequence, the following proteins share a genomic window:
- the LOC140812557 gene encoding type IV inositol polyphosphate 5-phosphatase 7-like: MKDEDSKKNKLSWSKKLIRKWFNIKCKSGEYQDDEAVYRGGNGERRSMFSERGQSAIEKEKSTKNVEHSLSHSRSCSRRGRGYLDHPQIINIQNYSVFTSTWNVGGKSPPSNMNLDNWLHSAPPAEIYVLGFQEIVPLNASNILGAEDNGPAKKWLTLIKRTLNNAPGTSGGSGCYTPSPVPEPIAEWNEDFEGSARHKASAFLHRRSFQTPQRMGIEIDSSTPQTCLNRRFSVCERTIFGHRHSDFVPNMRWGYRPSDCSSSQRPSDCRPSDYSSGHRPSDYSSSRRPSDYSWGQRPSDFSRLGSDEDYLPGDSPSTVLYSPMSLSANQAEDAAMMPECSRYSLVASKQMVGVFLTVWVRSELREFVRNIKVSCVGRGLMGYLGNKGSISISMLLHQTSLCFVCSHLTSGQKEGDELRRNADVIEILRKTRFPRVNCINDEKSPETILGHDRTIWLGDLNYRIALPYRSAKALIEMQNWRALLEKDQLRIEHRQGRVFDGWKEGKIYFPPTYKYSHNSDRYAGDDMHPKEKRRTPAWCDRILWYGTGLQQLSYVRGECRFSDHRPVSSVFWAEVESVPSRLRKSMSRSTSRIEVEEMLPYSHGFTELSFF, encoded by the exons ATGAAGGATGAGGATTCAAAGAAAAACAAG CTCTCATGGTCAAAGAAATTGATTAGAAAATGGTTCAATATCAAGTGCAAAAGCGGGGAATATCAAGATGATGAAGCTGTTTATAGAG GTGGAAATGGTGAACGGAGGAGTATGTTCTCTGAAAGGGGACAATCCGCAATCGAGAAAG aaaaatcaacaaaaaatGTGGAGCATTCCCTTTCCCATTCACGGTCTTGTTCCAGGCGGGGGAGAGGCTATCTTGATCACCCTCAGATTATAAATATCCAGAACTATAG CGTCTTTACATCAACGTGGAATGTGGGAGGAAAATCGCCGCCAAGCAATATGAACTTAGATAATTGGCTACATTCTGCACCACCTGCTGAAATTTATGTACTCGG ATTTCAAGAAATAGTCCCTTTGAACGCTAGTAACATCCTTGGTGCGGAAGACAATGGACCTGCCAAAAAGTGGCTTACTCTTATCAAAAGAACACTAAATAATGCTCCTGGAACTAGTGGAGGAAGTGGGTGCTATACACCGTCACCTGTCCCTGAGCCGATTGCTGAGTGGAATGAAGATTTCGAGGGGTCAGCCAGGCACAAAGCCTCGGCCTTCCTTCATCGCCGATCTTTCCAGACTCCACAACGAATGGGAATTGAAATTGACTCTTCTACACCACAAACTTGCCTCAACAGGCGATTCAGTGTTTGTGAAAGAACAATTTTTGGACATAGACACAGTGACTTTGTCCCAAATATGAGATGGGGTTATAGGCCAAGTGACTGTTCTTCCAGTCAGCGGCCAAGTGATTGTCGCCCGAGTGACTATTCCTCTGGTCATCGACCAAGTGACTATTCTTCAAGTCGGCGGCCTAGTGACTATTCTTGGGGTCAGAGGCCTAGTGATTTCTCGAGACTGGGGTCTGATGAGGATTATTTGCCGGGGGATTCACCTAGTACGGTGTTGTATTCTCCAATGTCGTTAAGTGCTAATCAGGCAGAAGATGCAGCTATGATGCCCGAATGCTCTAGATACTCTTTGGTGGCAAGCAAGCAAATGGTCGGCGTTTTTCTTACTGTTTGGGTTCGAAGTGAGTTGAGAGAATTTGTTCGGAACATAAAGGTTTCTTGTGTTGGTCGAGGATTGATGGGTTACCTTGGCAATAAG GGATCCATTTCAATCAGCATGTTGCTGCATCAGACCAGCCTTTGTTTCGTATGCAGCCATTTGACATCTGGTCAGAAGGAAGGTGATGAACTACGACGAAATGCCGATGTCATAGAGATCTTAAGAAAAACAAGATTCCCACGAGTTAACTGCATCAATGATGAGAAATCCCCAGAGACAATCCTTGGACATGA TCGAACTATCTGGCTGGGAGATCTGAACTATCGTATAGCACTGCCATACCGGTCTGCTAAAGCACTCATTGAAATGCAAAATTGGAGAGCCTTATTAGAAAAGGACCAA CTGCGGATTGAGCATAGACAAGGTCGAGTGTTTGATGGCTGGAAAGAAGGGAAGATATATTTTCCACCAACATACAAATATTCGCATAATTCAGACAGATATGCAGGTGATGATATGCATCCAAAGGAGAAACGAAGGACACCCGCATG GTGTGACCGGATTTTATGGTATGGTACTGGTCTTCAACAATTATCATATGTTCGTGGGGAATGTAGGTTTTCGGATCATAGACCAGTCTCCAGTGTGTTTTGGGCCGAAGTCGAATCTGTTCCCAGCCGGTTGAGGAAAAGCATGAGTCGTTCGACCTCCAGAATTGAGGTGGAGGAAATGTTACCATATTCACATGGTTTTACAGAACTCTCTTTCTTTTGA
- the LOC140813031 gene encoding probable RNA helicase SDE3, translating to MSSVCDKSDDEYSVIGDKGDIGFIDFENCRSICSYNPSNESSIFNISVPFPLVQGKPQSGVVGETVFDSVTIKNIGVEPLDLWSVSIYDSKPENSFTISLMEPPNVNSDLQYIQDFMESFSLDDRVLSPGQTLTVWLSCKPKEIGVHTTAVHFSIGDETIERLVFLLAEDKISQSLSSAKPFSRTRNKKQIIVDVHASNVSFIVGRRPSKGSNRSHNNRLRNYPIPANIRDMVLNQQIPAAVGAGLTKTNYGSYFKTLIAMEEIKLEADMRTYDMESVIMKIKKKQFLSLQVPGLAERRPSLVTGDYIYANIASEDAPENVPYQGYIHHVEAEEIYLKFDQKFHKNHRESQLYNVQFSYNRTAMRRLYQAIEAAELLDKNFLFPLRSSKLELIQPKPFEPISCALNEEQLSAIKMILASKGGSPYVIHGPPGTGKTMTLVEAILQIYVGQRNARILVCAPSNSAADHILERLISKKTMNIDRREIFRLNAFTRPFDDVNPGHIEFCYVEDFLFKCPSYSDLMKHRIIISTYTSASLLYAEGIRRGHFSYIFLDEAGQASEPESMVPLSQLYSKGTVVVLAGDPMQLGPVIFSRDAESYGLGTSYLERLFGYELYYSGNDNYMTKLVRNYRTHPAILRLPSQLFYDGELKPCKEESSIFSWEGLVPDKDFPLLFIGIQGCDEREGSNPSWFNRTEVSKVVDVIEDLIESRGLKEEDIGVITPYRQQVLKTRSALQSFGRENIKVGSVEQFQGQERLVIIISTVRSTVKHNEFDRIHYLGFLSNSRRFNVAITRARSLLVVIGNPHILCKDPHWNKLLWYCVDNGSYKGCFLPEREEFSMEGCTGKEKAQELDSGYDCVDNFQWSDTPWDDADNGNPSEVQWDEEENGKQLQNSSWDEADNNFQPSDVPWE from the exons ATGAGTTCAGTTTGTGATAAATCTGATGATGAATACTCGGTCATTGGAGATAAAGGGGACATTGGATtcattgattttgaaaattgcagATCGATTTGTAGCTATAACCCTTCCAATGAGAGCTCAATCTTCAATATTTCTGTCCCATTCCCATTGGTTCAAGGAAAACCTCAGTCAGGAGTTGTGGGAGAAACTGTGTTTGATTCCGTGACCATAAAAAACATCGGGGTGGAACCCTTAGATCTGTGGTCAGTCAGTATATATGACTCCAAACCCGAGAATTCATTTACAATTTCCTTGATGGAGCCTCCAAATGTCAATTCTGATTTGCAATATATCCAAGATTTCATGGAATCATTTTCCTTGGATGACAGAGTGCTGAGTCCTGGTCAGACTCTGACTGTCTGGTTGTCTTGCAAACCTAAGGAAATTGGGGTACATACAACAGCTGTGCACTTCAGTATCGGCGATGAGACGATAGAAAGATTAGTTTTCTTGCTGGCAGAAGACAAGATCTCTCAGTCTCTGTCTTCTGCTAAACCATTTTCCCGAACAAGGAATAAGAAACAAATCATTGTTGATGTTCACGCTTCAAATGTTTCTTTTATTGTGGGACGTCGCCCTTCCAAGGGTTCAAATCGTTCACATAATAACCGGCTACGAAATTATCCAATTCCTGCAAATATCCGGGATATGGTATTAAACCAACAGATTCCTGCCGCAGTTGGTGCGGGCCTTACTAAGACAAACTATGGTTCATAtttcaagactttgattgctaTGGAAGAGATAAAACTGGAG GCCGACATGCGCACATATGACATGGAGTCTGTCATtatgaagatcaagaaaaagcAGTTCTTGTCTCTTCAGGTCCCAGGATTGGCTGAGAGGCGTCCATCACTTGTTACCGGGGATTACATATATGCCAATATTGCATCTGAGGATGCCCCTGAAAATGTTCCTTATCAG GGCTACATTCACCACGTGGAGGCTGAAGAAATATACTTGAAGTTTGACCAAAAATTTCACAAAAATCACAGAGAGAGTCAACTTTATAACGTACAGTTCTCCTATAACCGCACGGCTATGAGAAGGTTGTATCAGGCCATTGAAGCTGCCGAGCTTCTGGACAAAAATTTCCTTTTCCCACTTCGATCATCCAAACTGGAGCTCATACAACCCAAACCATTTGAGCCAATATCATGTGCtctaaatgaggagcaactgAGTGCAATCAAGATGATCCTTGCTTCCAAAGGAGGGTCACCATATGTGATTCATGGCCCCCCAGGAACTGGAAAAACAATGACACTCGTTGAAGCTATCCTCCAGATTTACGTTGGACAAAGAAATGCTCGAATTCTTGTATGTGCACCTTCAAATAGTGCAGCTGACCATATATTGGAGAGGCTTATCAGTAAAAAAACAATGAATATTGATAGAAGAGAAATATTTCGTCTCAATGCATTCACTCGTCCTTTCGATGATGTCAATCCTGGCCATATCGAATTTTGCTATGTCGAAGATTTCTTATTCAAGTGTCCTTCATATTCTGACCTAATGAAGCATAGGATCataatatcaacatatacaagTGCCTCTCTTCTCTACGCAGAAGGAATCAGAAGAGGTCATTTCTCTTATATTTTCTTGGATGAAGCAGGGCAAGCTTCCGAGCCTGAGTCTATGGTTCCTCTCTCCCAACTTTATTCAAAAGGTACTGTTGTTGTTCTTGCTGGGGATCCTATGCAGCTAGGTCCTGTTATTTTTTCTCGAGATGCTGAAAGCTATGGACTTGGAACTTCATATTTGGAAAGACTTTTTGGTTATGAGCTATATTATTCTGGAAATGATAATTATATGACAAAATTGGTTAGAAATTATCGTACGCATCCAGCAATACTGCGTCTTCCATCACAACTGTTTTATGATGGGGAGTTAAAGCCATGCAAAGAGGAAAGCTCCATTTTTTCGTGGGAAGGCCTGGTCCCGGATAAAGATTTTCCTTTACTTTTTATCGGCATTCAAGGTTGCGATGAAAGGGAAGGAAGCAATCCATCGTGGTTCAATAGAACTGAAGTGAGCAAGGTAGTTGATGTAATAGAAGATTTAATAGAGTCACGAGGGCTGAAAGAGGAAGACATTGGGGTTATAACTCCTTACAGACAGCAAGTACTTAAAACAAGAAGTGCACTCCAAAGTTTCGGAAGGGAAAACATCAAAGTTGGTAGTGTAGAACAGTTTCAGGGACAAGAGAGACTAGTTATTATTATATCTACCGTTCGTTCAACTGTTAAACATAATGAATTCGACAGGATACATTATTTGGGATTCTTGAGCAATTCGAGAAGGTTCAATGTTGCTATCACCCGAGCAAGGTCTTTGCTCGTTGTGATTGGGAATCCACATATACTTTGCAAG GATCCGCACTGGAACAAGCTTTTGTGGTACTGTGTGGACAATGGCTCCTATAAGGGTTGTTTCCTACCCGAAAGGGAGGAATTCAGCATGGAAGGGTGTACTGGGAAGGAGAAGGCACAAGAGCTCGACTCTGGCTATGATTGTGTCGACAATTTTCAATGGTCTGATACGCCATGGGATGATGCAGATAATGGGAATCCTTCTGAAGTTCAATGGGACGAGGAAGAAAATGGTAAGCAGTTGCAAAATAGTTCGTGGGATGAGGCTGACAACAATTTTCAGCCGTCTGATGTCCCCTGGGAATGA
- the LOC140813032 gene encoding uncharacterized protein codes for MESSSNSVISLRPLDPYLDADAFMEWYSDERVSKFCSWDTFTSKEAVIDHVINTVNTHSWHKAICISDRPVGSISVTPFPGDNGRRAEIGYMVGSAYWGKGIASQAVKMAANAVFVEWGHLERLEAVVDVENPASQRVLEKVGFTREGVLRKYYTLKGRPRDAVMFSLLSTDPQVNYFMDT; via the coding sequence ATGGAAAGCAGCTCAAATTCCGTCATCTCACTCCGGCCACTGGATCCATATCTCGACGCCGACGCCTTCATGGAATGGTACTCCGACGAAAGAGTCAGCAAATTCTGCTCGTGGGACACCTTCACTTCCAAAGAAGCTGTCATTGATCACGTGATAAACACAGTAAACACCCACTCATGGCACAAGGCCATATGCATCTCGGACCGGCCCGTCGGGTCAATATCCGTGACGCCATTTCCTGGAGATAATGGACGCCGGGCCGAAATCGGGTACATGGTGGGTTCTGCCTACTGGGGAAAAGGGATCGCGAGTCAAGCGGTGAAAATGGCGGCGAACGCGGTGTTCGTGGAATGGGGCCACCTGGAGCGGCTGGAGGCGGTGGTGGACGTGGAAAACCCGGCGTCCCAGCGGGTTTTGGAGAAGGTCGGGTTTACGAGAGAAGGTGTTCTGAGGAAGTATTACACGCTTAAAGGAAGACCAAGAGATGCTGTCATGTTTAGCCTTTTGTCCACTGATCCCCAAGTCAACTACTTCATGGATACCTGA
- the LOC140813279 gene encoding uncharacterized protein isoform X1, giving the protein MDSSSGGQKSSSTSNSVSSFRSKTDPAWAHFKEDVGNDGKRSWTCLHCNNVWRGGGINRMKKHLAGRKGDIASCKKVPYDVRYQMEQSLKAFEEKSIAPISFEDDNIDGPHMTNLEEEMHPPHTQTRGKDKSSFGAASQKGKRKRDEKMPNFFAPRTTVGAQRSIKSVLVSKEALLNVDMSIARFFYDTCIPINAVNSFYFQQMVDVIAAVGPGYKALKYNQLRTNLLGSMKKEVQLVVDGYRSVWEERGCTIMADGWQDRSNRQLINFLVYCKRGTSFVRSVDASDIVKNATTLCNLFVELVEWVGSNNIVHLVTDNGANYKAAGVLLHDKYPSIKWSSCAAHCLNLILGDIGKMELVSNLAKKASLVTKFVYNHAFLLAWLRKREGWTEIVRPRPTRFATTFIALKSILEHQHDLQAFFTSKTFKDSRYFKDKKASVVLAVVLDTRFWSDCTVVVGVAAPLIRMLRIMDTDRRPSIGYVYDGMYRAKKAIKNIFKNKKKFYKPFTSIVKTRWDKQLRRDIHAAAYLLNPAFAYDKLNMCTKKEIMDGFVEMVTTLISDRSVQRKCIDEVAIYQDRLGSFARQLAIDSSKSMQPDEWWRVFGCSAPNIQNLAIKILSQTFSSSGCERNWSVFERIHTKKRNILEHQRLNDLVYVHYNLRLKERLDNQMNCQDPIDYERIDKTDFWVMEEEEENSSPILDIDELDEMLYGEEALPINIQEEENLDKGVGDMQETPSLDLEELLDGGDEDDNDYERTLQELDAVWASKDAT; this is encoded by the exons atGGATTCATCAAGTGGCGGGCAAAAATCTAGTTCCACATCTAATTCTGTTTCCTCGTTTAGAAGCAAAACCGATCCAGCATGGGCTCATTTTAAAGAGGATGTGGGTAATGATGGGAAAAGAAGTTGGACTTGTTTGCATTGCAATAATGTGTGGAGGGGTGGAGGGATCAATAGGATGAAAAAACATTTAGCAGGTAGAAAAGGAGATATTGCATCATGCAAAAAAGTTCCATATGATGTAAGATATCAAATGGAACAATCTTTAAAGGCATTTGAAGAAAAAAGCATAGCTCCGATATCATTTGAAGATGATAATATTGATGGTCCTCATATGAcaaatcttgaagaagaaatgcaTCCACCACATACTCAAACAAGGGGGAAAGATAAATCTTCTTTTGGTGCGGCTTCTCAAAAAGGAAAGAGAAAGAGAGATGAGAAGATGCCTAACTTTTTTGCACCAAGAACTACTGTCGGTGCACAACGTTCTATCAAAAGTGTGCTCGTAAGTAAAGAAGCTTTACTTAATGTTGATATGAGCATTGCTAGGTTTTTTTATGATACTTGTATTCCCATCAATGCTGTGAATTCTTTTTACTTTCAACAAATGGTGGATGTTATTGCTGCTGTTGGTCCCGGTTATAAAGCACTGAAATATAATCAGTTGCGAACAAACTTATTAGGAAGCATGAAAAAGGAAGTTCAATTAGTAGTTGATGGTTATCGAAGTGTTTGGGAAGAAAGAGGTTGCACTATAATGGCTGATGGTTGGCAAGATCGGTCAAATAGGCAACTTATAAACTTTCTAGTGTATTGCAAGAGGGGAACATCATTTGTGAGATCTGTTGATGCTTCTGATATTGTGAAAAATGCAACCACACTTTGTAATCTATTTGTTGAGTTAGTGGAATGGGTTGGATCAAATAATATCGTTCATTTGGTAACTGATAATGGGGCCAACTATAAAGCAGCCGGTGTTTTGCTTCATGATAAGTATCCCTCTATCAAATGGTCGTCTTGTGCTGCACATTGTctgaatttgattcttggtgatATTGGTAAAATGGAGCTTGTTagtaatcttgcaaaaaagGCTTCTTTGGTAACAAAATTCGTTTACAATCATGCATTTCTATTGGCATGGTTGAGAAAGAGAGAAGGATGGACAGAGATTGTACGTCCAAGGCCAACTCGTTTTGCTACTACATTCATTGCATTGAAGAGTATCCTTGAACATCAACATGATTTGCAAGCTTTTTTTACTAGTAAGACATTTAAGGATTCTCGATACTTCAAAGACAAAAAAGCAAGTGTTGTTCTGGCGGTTGTTCTTGATACAAGATTTTGGAGTGATTGCACAGTTGTAGTTGGTGTTGCTGCTCCTCTAATACGTATGTTGCGTATAATGGATACTGATCGAAGGCCTTCAATTGGTTATGTCTATGACGGAATGTATAGGGCaaagaaagcaataaaaaatatCTTCAAGAATAAAAAGAAATTTTACAAGCCTTTTACAAGTATTGTCAAGACAAGATGGGACAAACAACTTCGACGAGATATTCATGCAGCAGCATATCTCCTGAACCCTGCTTTTGCATATGACAAGTTAAATATGTGCACTAAAAAGGAGATAATGGATGGTTTTGTTGAGATGGTCACTACCTTGATTAGTGATAGATCTGTTCAAAGAAAGTGCATTGATGAAGTAGCAATTTATCAAGATAGATTAGGAAGTTTTGCTCGACAACTTGCTATTGATTCATCAAAGAGTATGCAACCAG ATGAATGGTGGAGAGTTTTTGGATGTAGTGCTCCAAACATACAAAATTTGGCTATTAAGATTTTGAGCCAAACTTTTTCTTCTTCGGGATGTGAAAGAAATTGGAGCGTGTTTGAAAGAATACATACAAAGAAAAGGAATATATTGGAGCATCAAAGATTAAATGATCTTGTGTATGTCCATTACAACTTGCGTTTAAAAGAAAG GCTTGATAACCAAATGAATTGTCAAGATCCTATTGATTATGAGCGCATTGATAAAACTGACTTTTGGGTtatggaagaagaagaagaaaattctTCACCTATTTTAGACATAGATGAGTTGGATGAGATGCTTTATGGTGAGGAAGCTCTTCCAATAAATATTCAAGAAGAAGAAA atttaGATAAAGGTGTTGGTGACATGCAAGAAACACCTTCTTTGGACTTGGAAGAACTTTTGGATGGTGGGGATGAAGATGATAATGACTACGAAAGAACACTTCAAGAATTGGATGCGGTGTGGGCATCAAAGGATGCAACTTGA
- the LOC140813279 gene encoding uncharacterized protein isoform X2 yields the protein MDSSSGGQKSSSTSNSVSSFRSKTDPAWAHFKEDVGNDGKRSWTCLHCNNVWRGGGINRMKKHLAGRKGDIASCKKVPYDVRYQMEQSLKAFEEKSIAPISFEDDNIDGPHMTNLEEEMHPPHTQTRGKDKSSFGAASQKGKRKRDEKMPNFFAPRTTVGAQRSIKSVLVSKEALLNVDMSIARFFYDTCIPINAVNSFYFQQMVDVIAAVGPGYKALKYNQLRTNLLGSMKKEVQLVVDGYRSVWEERGCTIMADGWQDRSNRQLINFLVYCKRGTSFVRSVDASDIVKNATTLCNLFVELVEWVGSNNIVHLVTDNGANYKAAGVLLHDKYPSIKWSSCAAHCLNLILGDIGKMELVSNLAKKASLVTKFVYNHAFLLAWLRKREGWTEIVRPRPTRFATTFIALKSILEHQHDLQAFFTSKTFKDSRYFKDKKASVVLAVVLDTRFWSDCTVVVGVAAPLIRMLRIMDTDRRPSIGYVYDGMYRAKKAIKNIFKNKKKFYKPFTSIVKTRWDKQLRRDIHAAAYLLNPAFAYDKLNMCTKKEIMDGFVEMVTTLISDRSVQRKCIDEVAIYQDRLGSFARQLAIDSSKSMQPDEWWRVFGCSAPNIQNLAIKILSQTFSSSGCERNWSVFERIHTKKRNILEHQRLNDLVYVHYNLRLKERLDNQMNCQDPIDYERIDKTDFWVMEEEEENSSPILDIDELDEMLYDLDKGVGDMQETPSLDLEELLDGGDEDDNDYERTLQELDAVWASKDAT from the exons atGGATTCATCAAGTGGCGGGCAAAAATCTAGTTCCACATCTAATTCTGTTTCCTCGTTTAGAAGCAAAACCGATCCAGCATGGGCTCATTTTAAAGAGGATGTGGGTAATGATGGGAAAAGAAGTTGGACTTGTTTGCATTGCAATAATGTGTGGAGGGGTGGAGGGATCAATAGGATGAAAAAACATTTAGCAGGTAGAAAAGGAGATATTGCATCATGCAAAAAAGTTCCATATGATGTAAGATATCAAATGGAACAATCTTTAAAGGCATTTGAAGAAAAAAGCATAGCTCCGATATCATTTGAAGATGATAATATTGATGGTCCTCATATGAcaaatcttgaagaagaaatgcaTCCACCACATACTCAAACAAGGGGGAAAGATAAATCTTCTTTTGGTGCGGCTTCTCAAAAAGGAAAGAGAAAGAGAGATGAGAAGATGCCTAACTTTTTTGCACCAAGAACTACTGTCGGTGCACAACGTTCTATCAAAAGTGTGCTCGTAAGTAAAGAAGCTTTACTTAATGTTGATATGAGCATTGCTAGGTTTTTTTATGATACTTGTATTCCCATCAATGCTGTGAATTCTTTTTACTTTCAACAAATGGTGGATGTTATTGCTGCTGTTGGTCCCGGTTATAAAGCACTGAAATATAATCAGTTGCGAACAAACTTATTAGGAAGCATGAAAAAGGAAGTTCAATTAGTAGTTGATGGTTATCGAAGTGTTTGGGAAGAAAGAGGTTGCACTATAATGGCTGATGGTTGGCAAGATCGGTCAAATAGGCAACTTATAAACTTTCTAGTGTATTGCAAGAGGGGAACATCATTTGTGAGATCTGTTGATGCTTCTGATATTGTGAAAAATGCAACCACACTTTGTAATCTATTTGTTGAGTTAGTGGAATGGGTTGGATCAAATAATATCGTTCATTTGGTAACTGATAATGGGGCCAACTATAAAGCAGCCGGTGTTTTGCTTCATGATAAGTATCCCTCTATCAAATGGTCGTCTTGTGCTGCACATTGTctgaatttgattcttggtgatATTGGTAAAATGGAGCTTGTTagtaatcttgcaaaaaagGCTTCTTTGGTAACAAAATTCGTTTACAATCATGCATTTCTATTGGCATGGTTGAGAAAGAGAGAAGGATGGACAGAGATTGTACGTCCAAGGCCAACTCGTTTTGCTACTACATTCATTGCATTGAAGAGTATCCTTGAACATCAACATGATTTGCAAGCTTTTTTTACTAGTAAGACATTTAAGGATTCTCGATACTTCAAAGACAAAAAAGCAAGTGTTGTTCTGGCGGTTGTTCTTGATACAAGATTTTGGAGTGATTGCACAGTTGTAGTTGGTGTTGCTGCTCCTCTAATACGTATGTTGCGTATAATGGATACTGATCGAAGGCCTTCAATTGGTTATGTCTATGACGGAATGTATAGGGCaaagaaagcaataaaaaatatCTTCAAGAATAAAAAGAAATTTTACAAGCCTTTTACAAGTATTGTCAAGACAAGATGGGACAAACAACTTCGACGAGATATTCATGCAGCAGCATATCTCCTGAACCCTGCTTTTGCATATGACAAGTTAAATATGTGCACTAAAAAGGAGATAATGGATGGTTTTGTTGAGATGGTCACTACCTTGATTAGTGATAGATCTGTTCAAAGAAAGTGCATTGATGAAGTAGCAATTTATCAAGATAGATTAGGAAGTTTTGCTCGACAACTTGCTATTGATTCATCAAAGAGTATGCAACCAG ATGAATGGTGGAGAGTTTTTGGATGTAGTGCTCCAAACATACAAAATTTGGCTATTAAGATTTTGAGCCAAACTTTTTCTTCTTCGGGATGTGAAAGAAATTGGAGCGTGTTTGAAAGAATACATACAAAGAAAAGGAATATATTGGAGCATCAAAGATTAAATGATCTTGTGTATGTCCATTACAACTTGCGTTTAAAAGAAAG GCTTGATAACCAAATGAATTGTCAAGATCCTATTGATTATGAGCGCATTGATAAAACTGACTTTTGGGTtatggaagaagaagaagaaaattctTCACCTATTTTAGACATAGATGAGTTGGATGAGATGCTTTATG atttaGATAAAGGTGTTGGTGACATGCAAGAAACACCTTCTTTGGACTTGGAAGAACTTTTGGATGGTGGGGATGAAGATGATAATGACTACGAAAGAACACTTCAAGAATTGGATGCGGTGTGGGCATCAAAGGATGCAACTTGA